One stretch of Candidatus Dadabacteria bacterium DNA includes these proteins:
- the dksA gene encoding RNA polymerase-binding protein DksA: MKAETRETVRTILIQKMSDILGIAYDTVDRMSKGSNSFPDPLDRALSESNRVLELRERDRERKLLRKIRDALARLENGSYGICEVCEEEISEQRLIARPETTLCIECKEEQEDIEKKFG; the protein is encoded by the coding sequence ATGAAAGCGGAAACCAGGGAGACGGTAAGAACCATCCTGATTCAGAAAATGTCCGATATACTGGGCATTGCCTATGATACTGTTGATAGGATGAGTAAGGGGTCCAATTCTTTCCCAGACCCACTTGACAGGGCGCTATCCGAGTCAAACAGGGTTCTCGAACTGCGGGAAAGGGACAGGGAGAGAAAGCTGCTTCGGAAAATACGCGACGCGCTCGCGAGACTTGAGAATGGTTCTTACGGAATCTGTGAGGTGTGTGAAGAGGAGATCTCGGAACAGAGACTGATTGCAAGACCGGAGACTACTCTTTGCATAGAGTGTAAGGAAGAGCAGGAAGATATTGAAAAGAAATTCGGCTAG
- the bamD gene encoding outer membrane protein assembly factor BamD has translation MKNPAKLLITIAVLLTVSCGGKQAIYEGTAEQLNDEVVEELNKESGFPWIFGGTNYDKVFDILKEIQIRYPYTKYAALAELRSGDVYFKKREYTLAAEEYENFIANHPGHEELDYAMYRLGLSYYKMKAGKDRNHSKRLQSIKWFTLLNKTYPDSPYAEQTQDKIERSRRMLAEREIYIGKFYQKKKNYEAAAQRYRNVLENYPDTEYAEKARKLLIEAEEKLSKQSS, from the coding sequence ATGAAAAATCCGGCAAAATTATTAATCACCATCGCCGTGCTCCTTACGGTTTCCTGTGGGGGAAAGCAGGCGATTTACGAAGGAACAGCAGAGCAACTTAATGACGAAGTGGTTGAAGAACTTAACAAGGAAAGCGGTTTTCCCTGGATATTCGGTGGAACAAATTACGACAAAGTATTCGACATTCTCAAGGAAATACAGATCCGCTATCCCTATACCAAGTACGCCGCGCTAGCTGAACTCAGAAGCGGTGATGTTTATTTTAAAAAAAGGGAATACACTCTGGCCGCTGAGGAATACGAAAATTTCATAGCGAATCATCCGGGTCACGAAGAACTTGATTACGCAATGTATCGCCTCGGACTCTCCTACTATAAGATGAAAGCGGGGAAGGACAGAAACCATTCAAAGCGGCTTCAGTCAATAAAGTGGTTTACACTGCTTAATAAGACCTATCCCGACTCACCGTACGCTGAGCAGACGCAGGATAAAATCGAGAGATCCAGAAGAATGCTCGCGGAAAGAGAAATCTACATAGGGAAATTCTATCAGAAGAAAAAGAACTACGAGGCGGCGGCGCAAAGATACAGAAACGTTCTTGAAAATTACCCCGATACCGAATACGCCGAGAAAGCCAGGAAGCTTCTAATAGAGGCTGAGGAAAAATTATCCAAGCAGTCATCCTAG
- a CDS encoding nuclear transport factor 2 family protein, which translates to MVKTYKLLAYLVTIIFLVSCGSSEEEEINLLLDKRVRSFQLKDPEMYSECIHEDYRVTSGEKVVDKHELVSRFKDQVSTIDTVSFGESERYIYINGTDARVMMLSSIDVKIDSYSMTYKAREVINLSKVLGKWRITKESMLNLLSGTMILDN; encoded by the coding sequence ATGGTGAAGACATACAAGCTGCTTGCATATCTAGTCACGATTATCTTTCTCGTCTCCTGCGGGTCTTCTGAAGAAGAGGAGATAAACCTGCTTTTGGACAAGAGAGTCAGGTCCTTTCAGCTAAAAGACCCTGAAATGTATTCTGAGTGTATACACGAAGATTACAGGGTAACTTCAGGGGAAAAAGTTGTTGACAAGCACGAACTGGTAAGCAGGTTCAAGGACCAGGTATCCACCATTGACACGGTATCATTCGGCGAATCCGAAAGATACATATACATCAACGGGACAGACGCAAGGGTAATGATGCTCTCTTCGATTGACGTAAAGATCGATAGTTATTCAATGACATATAAAGCCAGAGAGGTTATTAACTTATCGAAAGTACTGGGAAAGTGGAGAATAACCAAGGAGTCTATGCTTAACTTGCTCAGCGGAACTATGATTCTTGATAACTAG
- a CDS encoding metal-dependent hydrolase has translation SKGVQNCRPCNKGGNVVIDGIRFTVTHAQHSSSMKEEDGAVIYGGEPAGYIIKFENDYTIYHAGDTNIFGDMKLISEIYKPQLAMLPIGDLFTMSPLEASYACRLLNVKWVIPMHYGTFPLLVGTPDELKSLTKDMDSLSVVALEPGQQIT, from the coding sequence GCTCAAAGGGAGTTCAGAACTGCAGGCCGTGTAACAAGGGAGGCAACGTGGTCATAGACGGAATAAGGTTCACAGTGACCCACGCCCAGCACAGCAGCAGCATGAAGGAGGAAGACGGAGCTGTCATCTATGGCGGGGAGCCGGCCGGCTACATAATAAAGTTTGAAAACGACTACACAATATATCATGCCGGAGATACCAACATTTTCGGTGACATGAAACTTATATCGGAGATATATAAACCACAGCTGGCAATGCTGCCCATCGGAGATCTCTTCACGATGTCTCCGCTTGAGGCATCGTACGCATGCAGGCTGCTTAACGTGAAATGGGTCATCCCCATGCACTACGGAACTTTTCCGCTTCTGGTGGGAACTCCGGATGAACTGAAGTCACTGACCAAGGATATGGATTCGCTGAGCGTGGTTGCCTTGGAACCGGGACAGCAGATCACATGA